A window of the Mucilaginibacter sp. cycad4 genome harbors these coding sequences:
- a CDS encoding RagB/SusD family nutrient uptake outer membrane protein: MKKLQAKLIVPLIVLSVCLVYACRKNILDRPILQSLNKELLSNKAGVESLLIGTYSLLDGVGGIGGGINAAGSNWLFGSVAAGDAYKGSEPSDGGNDALPVGNFTYTTSNPYIQSKYTLCFSGVVRANDVLRILPLAKDISASEAKRIMGEAKFLRGYYYFELKKMYNMIPYVDETVTDGNQPNDKDIWPDIEKDLQAGIDNIPATQPNKGRANKWIAVAYLAKAKMFQHKFAEAKALYDDLITNGIKPTGEKFALNDNMQKNFSPNSAQKNSVESVFAAQASVNDNSGGNNGNTGDELNFPYNSGPGACCGWFNPSQSLGNSFKTDDNGLPLFTTFNDGKKVSGKTDPYTGNVDPRLDITVGRPNIPYLDWGNPEPKWIRDPTDGVFSPRKNVYSSSEKGTNSSTENYWAANEVTSNNVNLMRWSDVLLMAAEAEVEVGDVNKALTYVNMVRTRAANPIWWVYKNSDYDATKSEYTDKTTKADKYVVSPYPAGAFADKNYARTAIHFERKLELAMEGQRFFDLQRWDQGTGSMANEINAFFAYDININSQLNGAHFTKGKNEYYAIPQNQIDLSGATGSSKLKQNPGY, from the coding sequence ATGAAAAAATTACAAGCAAAACTGATCGTACCACTGATAGTGCTATCGGTGTGCCTGGTATATGCATGTCGAAAAAATATACTTGACAGGCCGATCCTGCAAAGTTTAAATAAAGAACTTTTGTCTAACAAGGCTGGAGTAGAAAGTTTACTTATAGGCACTTATTCGCTGTTAGATGGTGTTGGTGGGATAGGTGGTGGTATTAACGCTGCCGGTTCAAACTGGTTATTTGGCAGCGTGGCCGCCGGCGATGCTTACAAAGGCTCGGAGCCATCTGATGGTGGTAACGACGCATTGCCAGTTGGTAACTTTACTTACACCACCTCAAACCCTTATATTCAATCAAAATACACCTTGTGTTTTAGCGGTGTTGTGCGTGCAAATGACGTATTGCGCATTTTGCCTTTGGCCAAGGATATTTCGGCCTCTGAGGCAAAACGAATAATGGGTGAAGCTAAGTTTTTAAGGGGATACTACTACTTTGAGTTGAAGAAAATGTACAACATGATCCCTTATGTTGATGAAACTGTTACCGATGGCAACCAGCCCAACGATAAAGATATATGGCCTGATATTGAAAAAGATTTACAAGCAGGTATCGACAATATCCCGGCAACCCAGCCAAACAAAGGACGTGCTAATAAATGGATAGCTGTTGCTTACCTGGCGAAGGCTAAAATGTTTCAGCATAAATTTGCCGAAGCAAAGGCTTTGTATGATGATCTGATAACCAACGGAATCAAACCCACCGGCGAAAAGTTTGCATTAAACGATAACATGCAAAAAAACTTCAGCCCCAATTCGGCTCAAAAAAACAGTGTTGAATCGGTGTTTGCAGCTCAGGCTTCAGTAAATGATAACTCAGGCGGTAACAACGGTAACACTGGCGACGAATTGAACTTCCCTTACAACAGTGGTCCCGGCGCATGCTGCGGTTGGTTCAACCCTTCCCAATCATTAGGTAACTCGTTTAAAACAGATGATAATGGTTTGCCGTTGTTTACCACGTTTAACGATGGGAAAAAAGTAAGCGGTAAAACTGATCCTTACACCGGTAATGTGGATCCGCGTTTGGATATTACAGTAGGGCGTCCTAATATTCCATATTTGGACTGGGGCAATCCTGAGCCAAAATGGATCCGTGACCCTACGGATGGTGTATTCAGCCCACGCAAAAACGTATATTCATCAAGCGAAAAAGGTACCAACTCAAGTACTGAAAACTACTGGGCTGCTAACGAAGTTACTTCAAACAATGTTAACCTTATGCGTTGGAGCGATGTGCTTTTAATGGCTGCAGAAGCAGAGGTAGAAGTAGGTGATGTTAACAAAGCGTTAACTTACGTTAATATGGTACGTACGCGTGCTGCCAATCCTATTTGGTGGGTCTATAAAAACAGCGACTATGACGCCACAAAGTCTGAGTATACAGATAAAACCACCAAAGCTGATAAATACGTAGTTAGCCCTTACCCTGCTGGTGCGTTTGCTGATAAAAACTATGCCCGCACAGCTATTCATTTCGAAAGAAAGCTGGAATTGGCTATGGAAGGCCAGCGTTTCTTCGATTTACAACGTTGGGATCAGGGTACAGGCAGTATGGCTAATGAGATTAATGCGTTTTTTGCATATGATATAAACATCAACTCGCAATTAAACGGTGCGCATTTCACAAAAGGTAAAAATGAGTATTATGCAATACCTCAAAACCAGATCGACCTTTCAGGTGCAACAGGTTCTTCAAAACTTAAACAAAACCCTGGTTATTAA
- the bglX gene encoding beta-glucosidase BglX has product MKKYFSSRLVIAVMPFCVALTPFNKVLAQAKTEDAKMNAYVKGLMSKMTLDEKIGQLNLVTVGAAITGSVVNKGVEENIKKGSIGGVFGVWGTKQTRQVQDIAVKNSRLHIPLIFGLDVIHGHRTIFPIPLGMSATWDMGLIKQSAQIAAKEATGEGLNWVFSPMVDIARDPRWGRISEGSGEDPWYGSQVAKAMVQGYQGTNMKDADAVMACVKHFALYGGAEAGREYNTVDMSRIKMYQDYLPPYKAAVDAGAGSFMSSFNTVDGVPATGNQWLLTDLLRKHWGFKGFVVSDYTAVNEMTDHGLGDLQTVSALALKAGLDMDMVGEGFLKTLKNSLAQKKITQQEIDLACRRVLEAKYKLGLFDNPYKSMDADKEAKEELSPANRAAAREITKHSFVLLKNDNQTLPLKKGGSIALVGPLADNRRDMLGTWVIAGEWQKSVSVMEGIKNVVGNNVAINYAKGANITEDSLFIKRLNFGPGMVSLDAKPADELLKEAVDAAKKSDVIVAVVGESQSMSGESSSRSDIDIPESQKNMLKELSKLGKPMVIVLFNGRPLTLTWEDKHANAILDVWAPGTEAGNAIADVLFGDYNPAGKLTATFPRSVGQIPIYYNHKNTGRPYSGGPSKFRSNYLDISNDPLYPFGYGLSYTTFGYSAVSVSKNKLKGNETLTATVTVTNTGKYAGEEVVQLYISDPVASISRSVKELKGYQKISLQPGGSKQVTFNITPEQLKFYNSQLKYDWEPGEFIVQIGTSSADTHNASVWWTK; this is encoded by the coding sequence ATGAAAAAGTATTTTTCAAGCCGGCTTGTCATAGCCGTGATGCCATTTTGCGTGGCATTGACGCCCTTTAACAAGGTGCTGGCACAGGCCAAAACCGAAGATGCAAAAATGAACGCCTATGTAAAAGGCCTGATGAGTAAAATGACCCTTGATGAAAAAATTGGTCAGCTTAACCTGGTAACAGTCGGGGCGGCGATAACAGGATCGGTAGTAAATAAAGGTGTTGAAGAAAATATTAAAAAAGGATCAATTGGCGGCGTATTTGGTGTATGGGGTACTAAGCAAACCCGCCAGGTCCAGGACATAGCTGTTAAAAACTCAAGATTGCATATCCCGCTTATTTTTGGTTTGGATGTGATCCACGGTCACCGTACTATTTTCCCTATCCCCTTGGGTATGTCGGCTACGTGGGATATGGGCCTGATCAAACAATCGGCACAAATTGCAGCTAAAGAAGCAACCGGCGAAGGTTTAAACTGGGTGTTTTCGCCAATGGTTGATATAGCCCGCGACCCCCGCTGGGGCCGTATCTCTGAAGGTTCGGGCGAAGACCCATGGTATGGTTCGCAGGTGGCAAAAGCGATGGTACAGGGCTACCAGGGAACAAACATGAAAGATGCGGATGCTGTGATGGCTTGCGTTAAGCACTTTGCGCTTTACGGAGGTGCAGAAGCTGGTCGTGAGTATAACACAGTTGATATGAGCCGTATTAAAATGTACCAGGATTACCTGCCGCCATATAAAGCAGCAGTTGATGCAGGTGCGGGCAGCTTCATGAGCTCATTCAATACGGTTGATGGTGTACCTGCAACAGGTAACCAATGGTTGCTAACTGATCTGTTAAGGAAGCATTGGGGCTTTAAAGGTTTCGTGGTGTCTGATTATACAGCTGTAAACGAAATGACAGATCATGGTCTTGGTGATCTGCAAACGGTATCTGCCCTTGCGCTTAAAGCTGGTTTGGATATGGACATGGTAGGAGAGGGTTTCCTGAAAACTTTAAAGAACTCGCTTGCACAAAAGAAAATAACCCAGCAGGAAATTGATCTTGCCTGCCGGCGTGTATTGGAAGCCAAGTATAAATTAGGTTTGTTTGATAATCCTTACAAATCAATGGATGCCGATAAGGAGGCTAAAGAAGAATTATCACCTGCCAACCGTGCGGCTGCGAGGGAAATTACCAAACACTCCTTTGTATTATTAAAAAATGATAATCAAACTCTTCCGCTTAAAAAAGGAGGAAGTATTGCATTGGTTGGCCCGCTGGCCGATAACCGCCGGGATATGCTGGGTACCTGGGTTATTGCCGGCGAATGGCAAAAATCGGTGAGTGTAATGGAAGGTATTAAAAACGTAGTGGGGAATAACGTTGCCATCAATTACGCTAAAGGCGCCAATATTACAGAGGATAGCCTGTTTATTAAAAGGTTGAACTTTGGTCCGGGTATGGTTTCCTTAGATGCTAAGCCGGCCGATGAACTGTTGAAAGAAGCAGTTGATGCTGCCAAAAAATCGGATGTGATAGTAGCTGTAGTGGGCGAATCGCAAAGCATGTCGGGCGAGTCGTCAAGCCGTTCGGATATAGATATTCCCGAAAGCCAGAAAAACATGCTGAAGGAACTTTCAAAACTGGGCAAACCAATGGTGATTGTGTTGTTCAATGGCCGTCCGCTTACCCTAACCTGGGAAGATAAACATGCTAACGCGATACTTGACGTTTGGGCGCCGGGCACCGAAGCAGGTAATGCTATTGCCGACGTATTATTCGGCGATTATAATCCGGCCGGTAAATTGACCGCTACTTTCCCGCGCAGCGTAGGACAGATACCTATATATTATAACCACAAAAACACCGGCAGGCCATACAGCGGTGGTCCGTCAAAATTCAGGTCAAATTATCTTGATATTTCAAATGATCCGCTTTATCCGTTTGGTTATGGCCTAAGCTATACCACTTTTGGTTACAGTGCGGTTAGCGTAAGCAAAAATAAATTAAAAGGCAATGAAACTTTAACAGCTACAGTCACCGTAACAAACACAGGTAAATATGCGGGCGAAGAAGTGGTTCAGTTATATATCAGCGACCCTGTGGCGAGCATCAGCCGCTCAGTAAAAGAGCTTAAAGGCTATCAAAAAATAAGCCTTCAGCCGGGCGGGTCAAAACAGGTAACTTTTAATATTACTCCCGAACAATTGAAATTTTATAACAGCCAGCTTAAGTATGACTGGGAACCTGGCGAGTTTATTGTGCAAATAGGAACCAGTTCGGCCGATACGCATAATGCATCGGTTTGGTGGACCAAATAG
- a CDS encoding sensor protein KdpD, translating into MNEDTKEQSVEHFLELIKKSRRGKFKVYIGMSAGVGKTYRMLLEAQALMRNGIDVKIGYIETHNRKETHALLEGLPIIPRRKLFYKGKELEEMDLKAIISLRPEVVIVDELAHTNIEGSSNEKRWQDVLEILNAGINVISAVNIQHMESLNEEVQRITGATINERVPDKVLQLADEVVNIDLTADELIDRLKEGKIYDEKKIPTALSNFFQAERILQLRELALREVAHQVERKIDIEVPKTIKLRPELFLACISTNDESAKVIIRKTARLSSYYRSKWYLLYVQTSRESSDKINLAAQRHLINNMKLATQLGGEVLKVKDDNVARTIWETAEKYDITTICIGKPRFKFYQLIMKTAVFTQLLNKMSKTDIDLVILS; encoded by the coding sequence ATGAACGAAGACACCAAAGAGCAATCAGTTGAACATTTCCTGGAGCTGATCAAAAAATCGCGCCGGGGGAAGTTCAAGGTATATATAGGCATGAGCGCCGGGGTAGGCAAAACCTACCGCATGTTGCTGGAGGCCCAGGCTTTGATGCGTAATGGTATCGACGTTAAAATAGGTTACATTGAAACCCATAACCGTAAGGAAACGCATGCCCTGCTTGAAGGGCTGCCCATAATACCACGCCGCAAACTGTTTTACAAGGGGAAGGAACTGGAGGAAATGGATTTAAAAGCGATTATCAGCCTAAGGCCCGAGGTAGTAATAGTTGATGAACTGGCCCATACCAATATTGAAGGCAGCAGCAACGAAAAGCGCTGGCAGGATGTACTGGAGATCCTGAACGCGGGTATTAACGTGATCAGCGCGGTGAACATACAGCACATGGAAAGTCTTAACGAAGAAGTGCAGCGCATAACCGGTGCCACCATCAATGAGCGTGTGCCCGACAAAGTTTTGCAACTGGCCGATGAGGTGGTGAACATCGACCTTACCGCCGATGAGCTGATTGACCGTCTTAAAGAAGGTAAGATTTATGACGAGAAGAAGATTCCGACTGCGCTCAGCAACTTTTTTCAGGCAGAAAGAATATTGCAATTGCGTGAGCTGGCCCTGCGCGAAGTGGCCCACCAGGTTGAGCGGAAGATAGATATTGAAGTACCTAAAACCATTAAGTTGCGGCCCGAGCTGTTTTTGGCCTGTATCAGCACCAATGATGAGTCGGCTAAGGTCATTATCCGTAAAACGGCAAGGTTATCATCATATTATCGTTCCAAATGGTATTTGTTGTATGTGCAAACCTCGCGCGAGAGCAGTGATAAGATTAACTTAGCCGCGCAAAGGCACCTTATTAATAACATGAAGCTTGCTACGCAACTGGGAGGTGAAGTGCTGAAGGTAAAAGACGATAATGTAGCCCGCACCATTTGGGAAACCGCCGAAAAATATGACATCACCACGATTTGTATTGGCAAGCCGCGGTTTAAATTTTACCAGCTTATCATGAAAACAGCTGTGTTTACACAGCTACTGAATAAAATGTCGAAAACTGATATTGACCTTGTAATACTTTCATAA
- a CDS encoding ATP-binding protein: MTIKNKLRTGIGFLFVLALICCGLSIYFLNRLSADAGVILKDNYKTLQYTQNVLTALDSRTGSLTPQQLKTIDQNIALQQRNVTEAGEQQLTDSASATYEKLKHADNTEAVQNQLRSRLHQHLYGIMKLNMDAISHKNDVATATSKRVTWLVAFLGAFLFLVAFSFAVNFPGYIANPIKELTARIKEVSNRNYHQQIHFESDDEFGELGQAFNNMTRKLDEFENSNLASILFEKKRIETIINSMHDAIIGLDEKGIIIFANQVACNLIGMKADQLNGRYAPDIALENDLLRKLLVNDQAKLRIFADEREGFYSRESLSVSSRDKVIGKVIILKNITEYQQLDEAKTNFIATISHELKTPISSIKMSLKLLEDERIGEVNSEQRQLISNIDEDTRRLLLITGELLDMAQVETGKLQLNFGSTHPQNIVDYAVKAIKFIADQKQVDIKVKCDESLPKVHADLDKTTWVLINLLSNAIKYSHEKSTVELVVKKHKNDEIEFSVTDHGKGIEGQYLPRLFERYFKVPNTTSEQSGTGLGLAIAKDFIEAQAGKINVESEIGSGSTFYFTLKRAIAAA, from the coding sequence ATGACTATAAAAAACAAACTCCGTACAGGCATTGGTTTCCTGTTTGTACTGGCATTAATTTGCTGCGGGTTATCTATATACTTCCTGAACCGGTTATCTGCCGATGCGGGCGTTATCCTGAAAGATAACTACAAAACCCTGCAATACACACAGAATGTGTTAACAGCATTAGATTCGCGCACGGGCAGCTTAACTCCGCAACAGTTAAAAACAATTGATCAAAATATAGCCTTGCAGCAACGCAATGTTACTGAAGCGGGCGAGCAGCAATTGACCGATTCGGCAAGCGCCACCTATGAAAAGCTGAAACATGCTGATAATACCGAAGCGGTACAAAACCAACTGCGGAGCAGGTTGCATCAGCATCTGTATGGTATCATGAAGCTTAATATGGATGCTATATCGCATAAAAATGACGTAGCGACAGCTACTTCTAAACGGGTTACCTGGCTGGTGGCTTTTTTAGGAGCGTTTTTGTTTTTGGTGGCTTTTAGTTTCGCGGTTAATTTTCCGGGTTATATTGCCAATCCTATTAAGGAGCTAACAGCACGTATCAAAGAGGTATCTAACAGAAATTATCATCAACAGATCCATTTTGAATCGGACGATGAATTTGGCGAGTTGGGACAAGCTTTCAATAACATGACCCGCAAGCTTGATGAGTTTGAAAACAGTAACCTGGCCAGTATCCTGTTTGAAAAAAAACGGATCGAAACTATTATCAACTCCATGCATGATGCCATTATCGGTCTTGACGAAAAGGGCATTATCATATTTGCCAACCAGGTGGCCTGCAATCTTATTGGCATGAAAGCAGATCAGCTTAATGGCAGATATGCCCCTGATATTGCGCTCGAAAATGATCTGTTACGTAAGCTGCTGGTGAACGACCAGGCAAAGCTGCGGATCTTCGCCGACGAGCGTGAAGGTTTTTACTCGCGCGAATCGCTATCGGTTAGCAGCAGGGATAAAGTGATAGGCAAGGTGATCATCCTGAAAAATATTACCGAATATCAGCAGCTTGACGAGGCTAAAACCAACTTCATCGCTACCATATCGCACGAGTTGAAAACGCCGATCTCATCTATAAAAATGAGCCTTAAGCTATTGGAAGATGAGCGTATTGGAGAGGTAAACTCCGAACAGCGCCAGCTGATCAGCAATATAGACGAGGACACCCGCAGGTTGCTGCTTATCACCGGTGAGTTGCTGGATATGGCCCAGGTTGAAACCGGTAAGCTGCAGCTGAACTTTGGCAGCACACACCCTCAAAATATCGTGGATTACGCGGTGAAGGCCATCAAGTTTATTGCCGATCAGAAGCAGGTGGATATCAAGGTAAAATGCGATGAAAGCCTGCCTAAAGTGCATGCCGACCTGGATAAAACCACCTGGGTGCTCATTAACCTGCTCTCCAATGCCATAAAATACAGCCATGAAAAATCGACCGTTGAACTGGTAGTTAAAAAGCACAAGAATGATGAGATTGAATTTTCAGTGACCGATCATGGCAAAGGTATTGAAGGCCAATACCTGCCCCGTTTGTTTGAGCGCTATTTTAAGGTGCCCAACACTACATCTGAGCAAAGCGGCACTGGACTGGGCCTTGCTATTGCCAAGGATTTTATTGAAGCCCAGGCAGGGAAGATCAATGTCGAAAGTGAAATAGGCTCAGGCAGTACTTTTTATTTTACACTAAAAAGGGCGATAGCTGCAGCGTAA
- a CDS encoding TonB-dependent receptor, translated as MFKSLLLKGRYLGLLLCCLVSSLVVTAQTKYKGKVIGSDDKLPIVGASVRVKGTSTGTVTDVNGDFTLTLSPGNTLVVTYIGYQSTEVKVGTDANLRITLQSGSSTLNEVIVTGYTAQRKKDITGSIAVVNVASLKTVPAANTASLLQGQAAGVTVINSGNPGGGATVNVRGVGSIFSTAPLVMIDGVQGSLNDINPNDIESIQVLKDGSASIYGVRGSNGVVVVTTKKGKSGGTTITYDAFYGTQRPLADGFKLADTKTYVQAIYESYLNSPKADGTSPLADGNSQYDPGKTQKWTIPDFITPAGAHIGDPGTTADWYNLDPNNGNPLDPLRLNPAGTDKLGANNITLANKQGTDWFHEVFKPAPIQSHNITASGGSEKSTYLMSVNYFNQQGTLIDTYFKRYSVRANTTFALGNHVRVGENAYIFYKRSPNLSNNQNEGNAVSYIYREPPIIPVYDIKGNFAGTRSGSLGNSSNPVAVQERTKNNRNNNWDIVGNLFAEVDFLKHFTIRTQFGGTVDNYYYYFFTPTAYENSEGNTSTNGFTEVAGYNSQYTWTNTLNYNQQFGKHNVKILAGSEAVTTYRRGIRAGGGNYNLTFLPNYVTVANGVNAPSNGVDQLFDSGLLSYFAKADYTFDDKYIVGGTIRRDGSSYFANGYRWGTFPSASIGWRISKESFMKDISWLSDLKLRASYGKLGSLNGVETRLSNAYTLYIPSNGNANYDIDGTGNKTVTGTYRSQLGNISTSWENDIIKNIGFDATLFNNKLDLSAEYFRKSVTGLLFVSTDPSIALAPVAVPNLPYVNGGNIVNTGFEVTAAYHGGAANGLKYDLSLNLSHYDNKVTDLNGLKYQNRNSSGSTRIQNFVRLQPGQPVGAFYGYKVIGLYRDAADIAASPTDGNARPGLFKYADVNGDGKISVDDKTFIGNPNPKFTTGFTLNLAYKNFDLNAFLYGSFGAKIFNYVKYWTYFPQVFTGNVSADILGPKVWRPGADNSKATIPVLTRTANADNTGEPNSWYVENGNYLRLKSLTLGYTIPNSKIKSLGVKRLRVYFLANNLFTITKYSGLDPELQPSNLSDNTSFGIDFGNYPANQKIYNIGVNATF; from the coding sequence ATGTTTAAAAGTTTACTCCTAAAAGGAAGATACTTGGGTTTGCTGCTATGCTGCCTGGTATCTTCATTGGTAGTTACAGCACAAACAAAGTACAAAGGTAAGGTTATCGGCTCCGACGATAAATTACCCATTGTTGGCGCGTCTGTACGCGTTAAAGGTACAAGTACTGGTACTGTGACCGACGTTAACGGTGATTTCACCTTAACCTTAAGCCCGGGCAATACCCTGGTAGTTACCTACATCGGTTATCAAAGTACCGAGGTTAAAGTAGGTACCGACGCAAACCTGCGTATTACGTTACAATCTGGTAGCAGCACATTGAATGAGGTAATTGTAACGGGCTATACGGCTCAGCGTAAAAAGGACATTACCGGTTCAATTGCTGTTGTTAACGTGGCCAGCTTAAAAACTGTGCCTGCGGCCAACACTGCTTCTTTATTGCAAGGGCAGGCTGCTGGTGTTACCGTAATTAACTCGGGTAACCCTGGTGGCGGAGCCACTGTTAACGTACGTGGTGTGGGTTCGATCTTCAGTACTGCACCGCTTGTTATGATCGATGGTGTTCAGGGGTCACTTAATGACATCAACCCCAATGATATCGAATCTATCCAGGTACTGAAGGACGGTTCAGCCTCAATATATGGTGTGCGTGGTTCAAATGGTGTAGTTGTGGTAACAACTAAAAAAGGTAAAAGTGGTGGCACAACAATTACTTATGATGCGTTTTACGGTACACAACGCCCATTGGCCGACGGCTTTAAACTGGCCGACACTAAAACTTATGTTCAAGCAATTTATGAATCATATTTAAATAGCCCTAAAGCTGATGGCACAAGCCCATTAGCTGATGGTAACTCTCAATATGATCCCGGAAAAACACAAAAGTGGACAATTCCTGATTTTATTACTCCTGCCGGTGCGCACATTGGTGATCCTGGTACTACTGCCGACTGGTATAATTTGGATCCTAATAATGGTAATCCGTTAGATCCATTGCGTTTAAATCCTGCAGGTACTGATAAACTTGGCGCAAACAATATAACGCTTGCCAATAAACAGGGTACCGACTGGTTTCACGAAGTATTTAAACCGGCTCCTATTCAAAGTCATAACATTACAGCAAGTGGTGGTAGCGAAAAATCTACCTACTTAATGTCTGTTAACTATTTTAATCAGCAAGGTACGTTAATTGATACTTATTTTAAACGTTATTCAGTAAGGGCTAATACAACGTTTGCGCTTGGTAACCACGTGCGGGTTGGTGAAAATGCTTATATATTTTACAAAAGAAGCCCTAACCTGAGCAATAACCAAAACGAAGGTAACGCTGTATCATATATCTACCGAGAACCTCCTATTATCCCGGTTTATGATATTAAGGGCAACTTTGCAGGCACCAGGTCGGGAAGTTTAGGTAACTCAAGCAACCCGGTAGCTGTTCAGGAACGTACAAAAAATAATAGGAATAATAATTGGGACATAGTTGGTAACCTGTTTGCAGAGGTTGATTTCTTGAAACATTTCACCATCCGCACTCAATTTGGTGGTACTGTGGATAATTACTACTACTATTTCTTTACGCCAACAGCTTACGAAAACTCAGAAGGTAATACTTCAACAAACGGTTTTACCGAAGTTGCAGGTTACAATAGTCAGTACACCTGGACCAATACCTTAAACTACAACCAGCAATTTGGTAAACACAACGTTAAGATACTGGCCGGTTCAGAAGCAGTTACAACCTATCGTCGTGGCATCCGTGCAGGCGGTGGTAATTATAACCTTACTTTCCTTCCTAACTATGTTACCGTTGCAAATGGTGTAAATGCGCCAAGTAATGGTGTTGATCAGCTTTTTGATTCCGGTTTGTTATCTTACTTTGCAAAAGCCGATTACACCTTTGACGACAAATATATCGTTGGTGGTACAATACGCCGCGACGGATCATCCTATTTTGCTAATGGCTATCGTTGGGGCACCTTCCCGTCGGCAAGTATCGGTTGGAGGATCTCCAAAGAGTCGTTCATGAAGGATATCAGTTGGTTAAGCGATTTGAAACTACGTGCCAGCTACGGTAAGTTAGGTTCATTAAATGGTGTTGAAACAAGGTTGAGTAATGCGTACACTTTGTATATACCATCAAATGGTAACGCGAACTACGATATTGATGGTACTGGTAATAAAACAGTTACAGGTACTTATCGTAGCCAATTAGGTAACATCAGTACTTCATGGGAAAATGATATCATCAAAAACATTGGTTTTGACGCGACACTCTTCAATAACAAGTTAGACTTATCAGCCGAATATTTCCGTAAATCAGTTACCGGCTTGTTATTCGTTTCAACCGATCCTTCCATTGCCCTTGCCCCGGTTGCGGTTCCAAACCTGCCTTATGTTAACGGTGGTAACATTGTAAACACCGGTTTTGAGGTAACAGCAGCTTATCATGGGGGGGCAGCCAACGGTCTTAAATATGATCTGTCATTAAACTTAAGCCACTACGATAACAAGGTTACAGATTTGAACGGTTTGAAATATCAAAACCGCAATAGTAGCGGTTCAACCCGTATTCAAAACTTTGTAAGATTGCAGCCAGGCCAACCCGTAGGTGCATTTTATGGCTATAAAGTTATTGGCTTGTACAGGGATGCTGCTGATATAGCCGCTTCTCCAACTGATGGTAACGCGCGCCCGGGTTTATTCAAATATGCCGACGTAAATGGAGATGGTAAGATCTCTGTAGATGATAAAACATTTATTGGTAATCCTAACCCTAAATTTACAACAGGTTTTACACTTAACCTGGCTTACAAAAACTTTGATTTAAATGCATTCCTGTATGGTTCATTTGGTGCCAAGATCTTCAATTACGTTAAATACTGGACTTACTTTCCACAGGTATTTACCGGTAACGTAAGTGCCGATATATTAGGCCCTAAAGTTTGGAGACCAGGTGCAGATAATTCAAAAGCAACTATTCCTGTGTTAACAAGAACAGCCAACGCGGATAACACAGGCGAGCCCAACTCATGGTATGTTGAAAATGGTAACTACTTAAGGTTAAAATCATTGACTTTAGGCTACACCATACCTAATTCAAAAATTAAAAGCTTAGGTGTTAAAAGGTTAAGGGTTTATTTCCTGGCAAACAACTTATTTACAATTACAAAGTATTCAGGTTTAGATCCTGAGCTTCAACCATCTAACCTGAGTGATAATACCAGTTTCGGTATCGACTTTGGCAACTATCCGGCTAATCAAAAAATTTACAATATTGGTGTCAACGCCACTTTTTAA
- a CDS encoding NUDIX domain-containing protein, giving the protein MLSKQQLIEYSEDARKNYVNHISIDCVVFGFHEGQMKVLLLKTHNEEKWYLPGGFVLKEEPIDNAAVRILQERTGLDKIFLQQFRVFGDPNRSKVHNDMYADMLPNEQNWFSGRFISIGYYALVDFFGVMPHPDQFSELCAWRDLDDMPEMQLDHENIYKNALDALRLQLNYQPIGYNLMPREFTMPELQKLYETILGKKLDRRNFQRRILGFGILNRSEEPRKGGAHKAPYLYSFDMENYRHALTEGFKGGW; this is encoded by the coding sequence ATGTTAAGTAAACAGCAACTTATTGAGTACAGCGAGGATGCCCGTAAAAACTACGTGAACCACATTTCTATTGATTGTGTTGTATTTGGATTTCATGAAGGGCAAATGAAAGTGCTGTTGTTAAAAACCCATAATGAAGAAAAATGGTACCTGCCCGGCGGCTTTGTACTTAAGGAAGAACCGATAGATAACGCAGCTGTAAGGATCTTACAGGAGCGTACCGGTTTGGATAAAATATTTTTACAGCAGTTTCGTGTATTTGGCGACCCGAACCGTTCAAAGGTTCATAATGATATGTATGCCGATATGCTGCCTAACGAACAAAACTGGTTTTCGGGCCGGTTTATATCTATAGGCTATTATGCACTGGTTGATTTTTTTGGTGTTATGCCCCACCCCGATCAGTTTTCGGAACTTTGCGCCTGGCGTGATCTGGACGATATGCCCGAAATGCAGCTCGATCACGAGAATATCTATAAAAATGCTTTAGATGCCTTACGCCTGCAGCTTAACTATCAGCCTATCGGCTACAACCTGATGCCGAGGGAATTTACTATGCCCGAGCTTCAAAAACTTTATGAAACCATTTTAGGCAAAAAGCTGGACAGGCGCAACTTTCAGCGCCGCATATTAGGCTTCGGCATCCTCAACCGGTCTGAAGAACCCCGCAAAGGCGGCGCACATAAGGCGCCATACCTGTATTCGTTTGATATGGAAAATTACCGGCATGCCTTAACCGAAGGGTTTAAAGGCGGATGGTAA